One Salvia splendens isolate huo1 chromosome 1, SspV2, whole genome shotgun sequence genomic window, CTGCTTACTGCAAATTTGATGCTATCAACTTTATGAAGTTATATTTCAGCGTGAAGGGTGAGTAATTTCTGTTTATTCATTGGTTTTTCTGGGAACTGAATCTTTGTTTTAACACATTCACAGCGGTTGTGATGGTAGGTTTGTGTTTTGATTTAAATAACAATTCCATTTCACCatacatatttttaatgatTCACTTGTTTGTAGGTGATTAGTATTGTTCTTTGGTGATCTAAATTTAGAGAAGTAGTATGTcagttgtttttcttttcgtatAAATAGTTTGTTTAGCTTCCTCTGCTTTAAAAAATGCATTTTCAGTGTcattttattgaattaattttgtttgtgtTACCTTAAACCGGTAGATGTAAAGGTTTATTAAACTCACATGATGCATGAGTCTAATTAATAGAATTTCGTTGATTCCTCTTAATTTTTCTTGTCAAAACTTTAGGTGGAGAACATACATCTCAACAACTATCTGGTGCAAAAAAAGCAATATTTATTTCCTGAATTTCTTAGATTTCAAGGCATGACTCTGTCAAGCAAAGCCTCGCCAATTATGTGGTTTCCTGTTCACTACACCTTCACCATAAATTATTATAGGTTAGCTCAATCCCCGCCATTTCTAAGAACCTATATCATTTCCATTCTTGGTTTTCAACCATAAATCTCATCCCAGAATCCATCTTCTTCACAATAATCCAATGAGAAGCAACTATTAATTGAAGAACGTCTCCGATAACTCTGAGAAGTTGTTTTCTTGTGCAATCTAACCCTATTTCTGGTACCTCAAAGATATGGGATCTTTAGACAGATCGAAGAAAAGGGGGCACTTGTGGAAGAAAGCCACAATCCATTTCTTGCTCTGTTTCATGATGGGTTTCTTCACCGGCTTCGCCCCAACCAGCAAAAACTCAATCTTTCCCAGTAATGTCACAATGTCGCCACAGCCGATTGAGGCATTCCACCAAGAGAAAATGCAGGGTTTCAATGTAAGCTTGAAGGTCGAAGCAGAACCGGCTGAGGAAGAGCACAATAACAAGATGGTCCCTCAGCAAGATAAGGAAGAGACAGAGGAGTTAGACATAAGGAAGCTATTGATCGTCATCACACCAACGACCACGAGAAACAGGCTTCGTGGGCCACTGCTTAGGAGGCTGGCCAGCACGCTGAAGCTGGTGGCACAGCCATTGCTGTGGATTGTGGTGGAGCAGCAGTCGCAGGACTCAGAGGTTTCTGAGATACTGAGGAGAAGTGGGATCATGTGCAGGCATGTTGTCTTCAAGGAGAACTTCACTGACAAGAGCTCCGAGATGGATTTTCAAAGAAATGCTGCTCTGAATCACATTGAGCATCACAGGCTCGCCGGAATCGTCCATTTTGCGGGGCTTTCGAATG contains:
- the LOC121748349 gene encoding beta-1,4-xylosyltransferase IRX9-like, coding for MGSLDRSKKRGHLWKKATIHFLLCFMMGFFTGFAPTSKNSIFPSNVTMSPQPIEAFHQEKMQGFNVSLKVEAEPAEEEHNNKMVPQQDKEETEELDIRKLLIVITPTTTRNRLRGPLLRRLASTLKLVAQPLLWIVVEQQSQDSEVSEILRRSGIMCRHVVFKENFTDKSSEMDFQRNAALNHIEHHRLAGIVHFAGLSNVYDLAFFEEIRAVEGFGAWPIAKLGANKLKVVIEGPVCDSSEVLGWHLRKMTDATPLPLHISSFAFNSSILWDPERWGRTSSVQDSSQNSVGFVRKEVLEEEAKLKGIPTEGCSKVLLWDLKM